Proteins encoded together in one Shewanella oneidensis MR-1 window:
- the lptB gene encoding LPS export ABC transporter ATP-binding protein has product MTQITLKAQNLAKSYKSRQVVKDVSLTVKTGQVVGLLGPNGAGKTTTFYMVVGLVKSDKGHIFIDDDDLTADPMHLRARKGIGYLPQEASIFRKLTVHDNIMAVLQTRKELNSDQREEALEQLLEEFHITHIRDSQGMSLSGGERRRVEIARALAANPKFILLDEPFAGVDPISVIDIKKIIEQLKSRGLGVLITDHNVRETLDVCEHAYIVSHGSLIAEGTPAEILDNQQVRAVYLGEQFRL; this is encoded by the coding sequence ATGACCCAAATCACCTTAAAAGCACAGAATCTGGCCAAGAGTTATAAAAGCCGTCAGGTTGTTAAAGATGTCAGCCTCACGGTTAAAACGGGTCAAGTTGTTGGCCTGCTTGGCCCAAACGGCGCAGGTAAAACTACCACCTTTTACATGGTAGTGGGCTTAGTAAAAAGCGATAAAGGTCATATCTTTATCGACGATGATGATTTAACTGCCGACCCTATGCATCTGCGTGCTCGCAAAGGTATTGGTTACCTGCCACAGGAAGCCAGTATCTTTCGCAAATTAACCGTGCACGACAATATCATGGCGGTACTGCAAACCCGTAAAGAACTCAATAGCGACCAGCGCGAAGAAGCACTAGAGCAGCTATTAGAAGAGTTCCATATCACCCATATTCGTGACAGCCAAGGCATGTCCTTATCGGGCGGCGAACGTCGTCGTGTCGAAATTGCCCGCGCATTAGCGGCTAACCCAAAGTTTATTTTGCTCGATGAACCCTTTGCGGGCGTTGATCCAATCTCGGTTATCGATATCAAGAAAATTATCGAGCAACTCAAAAGTCGAGGTCTTGGAGTATTGATTACTGACCACAATGTGCGCGAGACCTTAGATGTCTGTGAACATGCTTACATTGTCAGTCACGGCAGTCTTATCGCCGAAGGAACTCCTGCAGAGATCTTAGACAATCAGCAAGTTAGGGCTGTGTACTTAGGTGAACAATTCAGGCTATAG
- a CDS encoding RNA polymerase factor sigma-54 — protein sequence MKASLQLKLGQQLTMTPQLQQAIRLLQLSSLELQQEIQQALDSNPLLELEEEQFDAPSERKQDLADTDFSETSAQPQEQDNSTVDIAESLTKESLPEELPMDTTWDEVFTASPNSGSGASREDDMPFQGETSEGLYEHLEWQKNLTPFSETDLAIATAIIDAIDDQGYLTQSTEDILEAMGNPEIELDEVEAVLKRIQHFDPVGVAARDLSECLLIQLSHFSPDTPHLENARMLIKDHLDLIAARDFRLLMRKTKLKEDELRDSIALIQTLNPRPGLLITAVDEEYVVPDVSVSKKNGRWVVELNPDCMPKINVNQQYAAMARSSKNQADSQFIRGHLQEAKWFIKSLESRNETLLKVANCIVQYQQGFFEYGEEAMKPMVLNDIAEAVEMHESTISRVTTQKYMHTPKGLFELKYFFSSHVGTDDGGECSSTAIRAFIKKLVAAENQKKPLSDSKMAQLLAEQGINVARRTIAKYREAMLIPPSNQRKSL from the coding sequence ATGAAAGCGTCACTCCAGCTCAAACTGGGTCAACAGTTAACCATGACGCCACAACTACAGCAGGCCATTCGTCTGTTGCAATTGTCGTCATTAGAACTGCAGCAAGAGATCCAGCAAGCCTTAGACTCTAATCCTCTTCTCGAGCTGGAAGAGGAGCAATTCGATGCGCCTAGCGAACGTAAACAAGATCTCGCTGATACCGATTTTAGTGAAACCAGCGCCCAGCCACAGGAGCAAGACAACTCCACCGTGGATATTGCCGAGTCACTGACCAAAGAATCCCTGCCCGAAGAGCTCCCCATGGACACCACTTGGGATGAAGTCTTTACCGCATCGCCCAATTCTGGCTCGGGCGCTAGCCGTGAAGATGATATGCCGTTCCAAGGGGAAACCAGCGAGGGGCTATACGAACATTTAGAATGGCAAAAAAACCTCACACCATTCTCAGAAACTGACTTAGCCATAGCCACTGCCATTATTGATGCCATAGATGATCAAGGCTATCTCACTCAAAGCACTGAAGATATTCTCGAAGCCATGGGCAACCCCGAGATAGAACTGGATGAAGTTGAAGCGGTACTTAAACGTATTCAACACTTCGATCCCGTTGGCGTTGCGGCAAGGGATTTAAGCGAATGTTTACTGATCCAGCTATCCCATTTTTCTCCTGATACTCCGCATCTCGAAAATGCCCGCATGTTGATCAAAGATCATCTTGATCTGATCGCTGCCCGCGACTTTAGACTGTTAATGCGTAAGACCAAACTCAAAGAAGACGAGTTAAGGGATAGCATTGCGCTTATCCAAACCTTGAATCCTCGTCCTGGCTTACTCATCACTGCAGTCGATGAAGAATATGTGGTCCCAGATGTCTCAGTTTCGAAAAAAAATGGCCGCTGGGTCGTTGAGCTTAACCCCGATTGCATGCCCAAAATCAATGTCAATCAGCAATATGCAGCAATGGCTCGTAGTTCAAAAAATCAAGCAGACAGCCAATTTATTCGTGGCCATTTGCAGGAAGCCAAATGGTTTATCAAAAGCCTTGAAAGCCGCAACGAAACACTGCTCAAGGTGGCAAACTGCATAGTGCAATACCAACAAGGTTTCTTCGAATACGGTGAAGAAGCCATGAAACCCATGGTCCTAAACGATATCGCCGAAGCGGTAGAAATGCATGAGTCCACCATTTCACGGGTGACCACTCAAAAATACATGCATACCCCAAAAGGACTTTTTGAACTAAAATACTTCTTCTCAAGCCACGTCGGGACAGATGATGGCGGTGAGTGCTCATCCACGGCAATCAGGGCTTTCATTAAGAAACTGGTTGCAGCGGAAAACCAGAAAAAACCATTGAGCGACAGCAAGATGGCTCAACTTCTGGCAGAACAGGGAATTAACGTTGCGCGCAGAACCATTGCGAAGTATCGAGAAGCGATGCTTATTCCCCCTTCCAATCAGCGTAAAAGTTTATAG
- the hpf gene encoding ribosome hibernation promoting factor has product MQIHLSGHHIEITESLRAYVEEKFSKLERHFEQINNVHVVLNVEKMQQIAEARINLTGGEVFATSEHADMYAAIDVLIDKLDRQVIKHKEKLTKH; this is encoded by the coding sequence ATGCAAATACACCTAAGTGGACACCATATCGAGATTACTGAATCGTTACGGGCATATGTTGAGGAAAAGTTTTCAAAACTTGAACGTCATTTCGAACAGATCAATAATGTGCACGTTGTGCTCAATGTTGAAAAAATGCAACAAATTGCCGAAGCGAGAATCAACCTCACCGGTGGTGAAGTCTTCGCGACTTCAGAGCATGCAGATATGTATGCTGCCATAGACGTCCTGATTGATAAACTTGATCGTCAGGTTATTAAACACAAAGAGAAGTTAACAAAACACTAG
- the ptsN gene encoding PTS IIA-like nitrogen regulatory protein PtsN, whose product MELRTILRPECTTCATPGSKKKVLELISDLAAAQYPTLSSQAIFESLVAREKMGSTGIGNGIAIPHGRLTDITQPIAILIKCEEPIAFDAIDKQPVDILFALLVPANQCQQHLSTLSCMAEKLSDKQVLKQLRKTHDETELYQVIIG is encoded by the coding sequence ATGGAACTTCGTACCATACTGCGGCCGGAGTGCACAACCTGCGCCACTCCAGGCAGTAAGAAAAAGGTACTGGAACTTATCAGCGACTTAGCCGCTGCCCAGTACCCCACCCTATCATCTCAAGCGATCTTCGAAAGCCTTGTGGCGCGCGAAAAGATGGGTAGCACAGGTATAGGTAACGGTATCGCCATTCCACATGGTCGATTAACCGATATAACACAACCCATAGCGATATTGATAAAATGTGAGGAGCCGATAGCCTTTGATGCTATCGATAAACAACCTGTCGATATTTTATTTGCGCTACTCGTGCCTGCCAATCAATGTCAGCAGCACTTAAGCACCTTGTCCTGCATGGCTGAAAAGCTGAGCGACAAGCAAGTATTGAAACAATTGCGTAAGACGCATGATGAAACGGAACTCTATCAGGTAATCATTGGATGA
- the rapZ gene encoding RNase adapter RapZ: MKLVIVSGRSGSGKSVALRVLEDLGYYCVDNLPLPLIGSLLEQLKGSNDLVAISVDVRNLPEQDKVLVKQLASLPEGTELTSFFLNSSDKVLLKRYSETRRLHPLSKSRVSLQEAIKLEGKLLEPLSQQMDHYIDTSNLNIYELSDQVRQILLGSVDKELVINFESFGFKHGMPTEADFMFDVRFLPNPHWEPELRPLTGLDEPVAEFLNRQPLVNKFIWQIENLLETWLPHLERNNRSYLTIAIGCTGGQHRSVYVAEQLAKRFSNGKHKVNARHRELSHAKA, translated from the coding sequence ATGAAACTGGTCATAGTGTCAGGGCGTTCAGGCTCAGGCAAATCGGTCGCACTTAGAGTGCTTGAAGATCTCGGCTACTATTGTGTCGATAATTTGCCTTTGCCGTTAATCGGCAGTTTGCTTGAACAGCTCAAAGGCAGTAACGATCTCGTCGCCATCAGTGTCGACGTGCGTAACCTGCCGGAGCAAGACAAAGTCCTGGTCAAACAGCTTGCAAGCCTACCTGAGGGCACTGAGCTCACTAGCTTTTTTCTAAATTCCAGCGATAAAGTCCTGCTCAAGCGCTATAGCGAAACCCGCCGTTTACATCCCTTGTCTAAGAGTCGTGTTTCACTGCAAGAAGCCATTAAACTCGAAGGCAAGCTGCTAGAGCCGCTGTCACAACAAATGGATCACTACATAGATACCTCCAATCTAAATATCTATGAACTCAGTGACCAAGTGCGGCAAATTCTGCTTGGCAGTGTCGATAAGGAACTAGTGATCAACTTCGAGTCCTTCGGTTTTAAGCATGGTATGCCGACCGAAGCTGACTTTATGTTTGATGTGCGCTTTTTGCCAAATCCGCACTGGGAGCCAGAGCTGCGACCACTTACCGGTTTAGATGAACCCGTTGCCGAGTTTTTAAATCGCCAGCCACTGGTGAATAAGTTCATCTGGCAAATTGAGAATCTACTCGAAACCTGGTTGCCCCATTTAGAGCGCAATAATCGTAGCTATCTCACGATTGCGATTGGTTGCACGGGTGGCCAACATCGCTCCGTTTATGTCGCCGAGCAACTGGCAAAGCGTTTTAGTAATGGCAAGCACAAAGTCAATGCACGCCATCGAGAGTTGAGCCATGCCAAAGCTTGA
- a CDS encoding HPr family phosphocarrier protein, whose amino-acid sequence MPKLERQVTICNKLGLHARAATKLVVLASEFDASITLIQGEKQASAASVLGLLMLETGMGKTITLIAEGPDAEPALNAICALIDAKFDEAS is encoded by the coding sequence ATGCCAAAGCTTGAACGCCAAGTCACCATTTGCAATAAACTCGGCTTGCATGCCCGCGCCGCCACAAAGCTCGTGGTGCTTGCTTCTGAGTTTGATGCCAGCATTACCCTGATCCAAGGTGAAAAACAGGCCTCTGCCGCCAGTGTATTAGGGCTATTAATGCTTGAGACGGGTATGGGTAAAACCATCACCTTGATTGCCGAAGGCCCGGATGCAGAACCCGCCCTCAATGCCATTTGCGCACTGATAGACGCTAAGTTCGACGAAGCCAGCTAA
- the mgtE gene encoding magnesium transporter, with product MPVQVSDSLQVEHRLDQLSQALNSGMFVHVRQMLQNMASSDIALILESSPPKARQVLWQLIDQDQLGDILDELSEELKDPLIRAMSPERVAKATASMDTDDLAYILRSLPDTVYKQVLQSMSLQNRQRVEQALSYPDETAGSLMNTDTVTLRPDVNIDVVLRYLRQRGNLPDTTDTLYVVDKQDKVLGGVKLADLLTCDPNTPISSIIDTDIESIPVGMSDSEVAQLFERHDWVSAPVVDSEGKLLGRITIDDVVDVIREDAEHSMMGMAGMDDDEDTFAPVVKSTLRRSLWLTINLFAALLAASVSNMFEGTIEQFATIAILMTIVPSMGGVAGNQTLALVIRGIALGHIGQSNARWLIGKELAIGFLNGLMWSILVFIAVLVWKDDIALASLIGGAMLINMTVAGLAGASIPLILKRLKVDPALAGGMVLTTVTDVIGLFAFLGLATLYLMH from the coding sequence ATGCCTGTACAAGTCTCAGACAGCTTACAAGTCGAACATCGTCTTGACCAACTGAGCCAAGCTCTCAACAGTGGTATGTTTGTGCATGTCAGGCAAATGCTGCAAAACATGGCGTCATCGGATATTGCATTGATTTTAGAATCTTCACCGCCCAAGGCACGACAAGTACTATGGCAGCTAATCGATCAAGATCAGCTCGGGGATATTCTCGATGAACTCAGCGAAGAGTTAAAAGATCCGCTGATCCGCGCCATGAGCCCTGAACGTGTCGCTAAAGCCACCGCCAGCATGGATACGGACGATCTGGCTTATATTCTGCGAAGCCTACCTGATACGGTTTACAAACAAGTATTGCAGTCTATGAGCCTGCAAAACCGTCAGCGGGTCGAGCAAGCGCTCTCCTACCCCGATGAAACCGCGGGCAGCTTAATGAACACCGATACAGTGACTTTAAGGCCTGATGTGAATATCGATGTGGTGCTGCGCTATCTGCGCCAGCGGGGAAATCTCCCTGACACCACTGACACCTTATACGTGGTTGATAAGCAAGATAAAGTCTTGGGAGGGGTAAAACTTGCCGATCTGCTCACCTGCGATCCCAACACCCCTATCAGCAGCATTATCGATACTGATATCGAGAGTATTCCCGTGGGCATGTCCGACAGTGAAGTAGCACAGCTATTCGAGCGCCATGACTGGGTATCCGCACCCGTGGTCGACAGTGAGGGCAAATTACTCGGCCGGATCACCATCGACGATGTGGTGGATGTTATTCGTGAGGACGCGGAACATTCTATGATGGGAATGGCGGGTATGGACGATGATGAAGACACCTTTGCCCCCGTGGTGAAGAGTACCTTACGCCGTTCGCTCTGGCTCACCATAAATCTGTTTGCGGCTCTGCTGGCTGCTTCCGTAAGCAATATGTTTGAAGGCACTATCGAGCAATTTGCCACTATTGCGATTTTAATGACGATAGTACCAAGCATGGGTGGTGTAGCGGGTAATCAAACCTTGGCCCTGGTGATCCGCGGAATTGCCTTAGGTCATATTGGCCAAAGTAACGCCCGTTGGCTGATCGGCAAAGAACTCGCCATTGGCTTTTTGAACGGCTTGATGTGGTCGATTTTAGTCTTTATCGCGGTCTTGGTGTGGAAAGATGATATTGCCCTTGCCAGCCTGATAGGTGGTGCAATGCTCATCAATATGACGGTCGCTGGGCTGGCTGGCGCAAGTATTCCCTTGATTTTAAAACGCTTAAAAGTAGATCCGGCGTTAGCGGGCGGTATGGTACTCACCACAGTCACCGATGTGATAGGTCTGTTTGCCTTCCTAGGGTTAGCGACCTTGTATTTAATGCACTAG
- a CDS encoding molybdate ABC transporter substrate-binding protein has product MAKQGLVLAFSLGATLMAGMVQGAPTHTEATTAPIELRAAGSLKAAMNDIIAAYQVKSQANVVAQYAPSGLLLKRIQEGERVDIFASANMKHPQALVDAGAGEKVQMFARNQLCAIAQADVPLTSANLLDTLLAPQTKLGTSTPKADPAGDYAWAVFAKAEAIKTNAKSILEAKALQLTGGPESAKPPKDRNPYGWVMENKQADVFLTYCTNAVLAQKEVPSLKIVALPPELAVGADYGLLVLKDANSATTALAEFILSPEGQAILTGYGFQPPKK; this is encoded by the coding sequence ATGGCAAAACAGGGCTTAGTACTGGCATTCAGTTTAGGAGCTACATTGATGGCGGGTATGGTTCAAGGGGCGCCAACACACACGGAGGCGACAACAGCCCCCATAGAGCTAAGGGCTGCGGGCAGTTTAAAAGCCGCAATGAACGATATTATTGCTGCTTATCAAGTGAAATCCCAAGCCAATGTGGTGGCGCAGTATGCGCCTTCTGGTTTATTGCTTAAGCGGATCCAAGAGGGTGAGCGAGTCGATATTTTTGCCTCAGCGAATATGAAACATCCGCAGGCATTAGTGGATGCTGGAGCAGGTGAAAAGGTGCAAATGTTTGCCCGTAACCAGCTCTGCGCGATTGCTCAAGCGGATGTGCCACTCACTAGCGCGAATTTATTAGACACCCTGCTCGCACCGCAAACTAAACTCGGGACTTCGACGCCAAAAGCTGATCCTGCTGGCGATTACGCTTGGGCAGTATTTGCTAAAGCTGAGGCAATAAAGACCAATGCCAAATCGATACTCGAGGCTAAAGCATTACAGCTGACGGGTGGTCCAGAGAGTGCTAAACCGCCTAAGGATCGCAATCCCTATGGTTGGGTGATGGAAAACAAGCAGGCAGACGTATTTTTAACCTATTGCACTAATGCGGTACTGGCTCAAAAAGAAGTGCCGAGCCTTAAGATTGTGGCGTTACCACCAGAATTAGCTGTTGGTGCAGACTATGGCTTATTGGTATTAAAGGATGCCAATAGCGCTACTACAGCGTTAGCCGAGTTCATTTTGTCTCCTGAGGGGCAAGCCATCTTAACGGGTTATGGTTTTCAACCACCTAAAAAATAA
- a CDS encoding OmpA family protein: protein MMKPSIKSLPASKLAIVVITSALIASGCTTVNPYTNEQQTAKATTGALIGAVAGAAVGVASSSKSDRGKGALIGAASGAALGGGIGYYMDVQETKLRQQLASTGVSVTRSGDNIILNMPNEVTFGVDQTELSDGAKRVLNSVALVAKEYSKTQLNVLGYTDSSGSDSYNLRLSQVRASEVGNYLMSKGVASARVKSKGMGEASPIASNANAEGRAQNRRVEIVLTPTG, encoded by the coding sequence ATGATGAAGCCTTCAATTAAATCATTGCCAGCATCTAAGCTTGCGATAGTCGTGATCACCAGCGCCTTGATTGCGTCTGGTTGTACAACCGTCAACCCCTATACCAATGAACAACAAACTGCGAAAGCGACCACGGGTGCACTCATTGGTGCCGTTGCTGGGGCTGCCGTTGGTGTGGCGTCGTCAAGTAAGAGTGACCGCGGTAAAGGGGCCTTAATTGGTGCGGCCTCTGGGGCCGCCTTGGGTGGCGGCATTGGTTACTATATGGATGTTCAAGAAACCAAATTACGCCAACAACTGGCATCAACAGGCGTAAGCGTGACTCGCAGCGGTGACAATATTATTCTCAACATGCCAAATGAAGTGACTTTTGGTGTGGATCAAACTGAGCTAAGCGATGGTGCTAAGCGGGTACTTAACTCTGTTGCGCTGGTGGCGAAGGAATACAGCAAGACCCAACTGAATGTATTAGGTTACACCGATAGCAGCGGATCTGATTCTTACAACTTACGTTTGTCGCAGGTTCGCGCCAGTGAAGTAGGCAACTACTTGATGAGTAAAGGCGTGGCTTCCGCTCGCGTTAAGTCTAAAGGCATGGGGGAGGCGAGTCCTATCGCATCCAATGCCAATGCCGAAGGGCGCGCCCAAAACCGTCGTGTGGAAATAGTCTTAACTCCAACGGGTTAG
- a CDS encoding transposase has product MGIANHSLKPDVIFEVKVKGRLLSDVARQYGLSAKSVYQWVRESEQQPSQRECALMSEIAQLQKRIKQLNHELRTIG; this is encoded by the coding sequence ATGGGAATCGCCAATCATAGTCTAAAACCTGACGTTATTTTTGAAGTAAAAGTCAAAGGCAGATTACTCTCTGATGTTGCTCGACAGTATGGTCTTTCAGCTAAATCCGTCTACCAATGGGTCAGAGAAAGCGAGCAGCAACCTTCGCAGCGGGAATGTGCATTAATGAGTGAAATTGCGCAGCTACAAAAGCGCATTAAGCAACTTAATCATGAATTACGCACCATAGGCTAG
- a CDS encoding PA4780 family RIO1-like protein kinase yields MKTPKRIQPLVDEGLVDEVISQLMSGKEATVYIVRCGDDFRCAKVYKEADKRSFKQAVVYQEGRKVRNSRRARAMEKGSKFGREQMEEVWQNAEVDALFRLADAGVRVPTPYGCYDGVLLMELVTDSEGHVAPRLNDVSLSAEKALHDHALVMTYVKRMLCAGLVHGDLSEFNVLVDDNGPVIIDLPQAVDAAANNHAKWMLERDVNNMTEYYGQYAPELLKTQYAKEMWALFESGQLKPDTLLTGNFTEVLADADVNSVLDEIQAAYEEALERKQRLQEANEGY; encoded by the coding sequence ATGAAAACTCCTAAACGAATCCAACCTCTGGTTGATGAAGGACTGGTTGACGAAGTCATTAGCCAGTTAATGAGCGGTAAAGAAGCTACTGTGTACATCGTACGCTGTGGCGATGATTTTCGCTGCGCTAAAGTTTACAAGGAAGCGGACAAACGTAGTTTCAAGCAGGCAGTGGTTTACCAAGAGGGCCGCAAAGTCCGAAATAGTCGTCGTGCTCGGGCTATGGAGAAAGGCTCTAAGTTTGGCCGTGAACAAATGGAAGAAGTCTGGCAAAACGCTGAGGTGGATGCGCTGTTTCGTTTGGCAGATGCCGGAGTGCGAGTTCCGACGCCTTACGGCTGCTACGATGGGGTGTTACTAATGGAATTAGTAACGGATAGTGAAGGTCATGTTGCGCCCCGCCTTAATGATGTGAGCCTTAGCGCCGAGAAAGCCCTCCATGATCACGCCTTAGTGATGACCTATGTCAAACGTATGCTATGCGCTGGCCTAGTTCATGGTGATTTATCCGAATTTAACGTCTTAGTCGATGACAATGGTCCAGTCATTATTGATTTACCCCAAGCTGTCGATGCCGCAGCCAATAATCACGCTAAATGGATGCTAGAGCGGGATGTGAATAATATGACTGAATATTATGGTCAGTACGCCCCTGAGCTACTTAAGACGCAATATGCCAAAGAAATGTGGGCGTTATTTGAGTCGGGTCAGCTAAAGCCCGATACCCTATTAACGGGCAACTTTACCGAAGTATTAGCCGATGCCGATGTCAACTCGGTATTGGATGAAATTCAAGCCGCCTATGAAGAGGCGCTGGAGCGCAAACAGCGACTTCAAGAAGCAAATGAAGGTTATTAA
- a CDS encoding DUF2799 domain-containing protein — protein sequence MRYLNFALALTALSLTQCTSLSLEECRDNDWYATGLADGNRGTTASKLNQYQQDCREFNLKVNAAQWQQGYQQGLISYCLPENGYRIGLAGESYYGVCSNNQFVERYNQGHEQYLVNKRLAEITERLNAIDIEISSINNKLNNLTDKAKLLRQKNILLNEKNHLLDERLRLRHGDFRFEFRF from the coding sequence ATGCGATATCTTAATTTTGCGTTAGCACTGACCGCTCTTTCCCTTACTCAATGCACGAGTCTTTCACTCGAAGAATGCCGTGATAATGACTGGTACGCTACAGGCTTGGCCGATGGTAACCGCGGTACCACAGCGAGCAAGCTTAACCAATATCAGCAGGACTGCCGAGAATTTAATCTCAAGGTGAATGCAGCACAATGGCAACAGGGATATCAGCAAGGATTAATCAGCTATTGTTTGCCTGAAAATGGCTACCGTATAGGTTTAGCAGGAGAAAGCTACTATGGCGTATGTAGCAATAATCAGTTTGTTGAACGCTATAACCAAGGACACGAGCAATATCTTGTCAATAAACGGTTAGCTGAAATCACAGAACGCTTAAATGCTATCGATATCGAAATTAGCAGTATCAACAACAAGCTAAACAATCTCACCGATAAAGCCAAGTTGCTAAGGCAAAAAAATATCCTGCTAAATGAGAAGAATCATCTTCTGGACGAAAGATTGCGCCTGCGCCATGGCGATTTCCGTTTTGAGTTTAGGTTCTAA